From the genome of Marixanthomonas ophiurae, one region includes:
- a CDS encoding ABC transporter permease — MLKILKYSFFDLMRSRWSYVYFLFYLLLGVVLLFLNNDLSKAVITLMNVIIVLVPLIGTIFGVMYYYNSKEFTELLLAQPVKRSSIFLGQYFGVALSLSMSLIIGLGLPFVFYGIFNSGAIWDFSLLLVTGAFLTLIFTALAFVIALANENKIKGFGYAILLWLFMAVIYDGIFLISLVYFEDYPLDKFSLVATMLNPVDLSRVLILLKLDISVLLGYTGAVFQKFFGTSFGFILSSLMLTLWVIVPTLFIQRMAKRKDF, encoded by the coding sequence ATGCTTAAAATATTAAAATATAGTTTTTTCGATTTAATGCGCAGCCGTTGGAGTTACGTGTACTTTTTGTTCTATTTATTATTAGGTGTTGTGTTGCTGTTTCTCAATAATGACTTGAGCAAGGCTGTGATCACCTTAATGAACGTCATTATCGTATTAGTACCACTTATTGGAACCATATTTGGGGTAATGTATTATTACAACTCCAAAGAATTTACCGAACTCTTGCTCGCCCAGCCCGTAAAGCGAAGTTCTATTTTTTTAGGACAGTATTTTGGAGTGGCATTATCGCTATCGATGAGCTTGATAATCGGTTTGGGATTGCCTTTTGTGTTCTACGGAATTTTTAATAGCGGTGCCATTTGGGACTTTTCATTACTGCTGGTTACTGGTGCTTTTTTAACGCTTATTTTTACCGCCCTTGCTTTTGTAATTGCTTTGGCCAATGAAAACAAGATTAAAGGTTTTGGTTATGCAATTCTACTTTGGTTGTTTATGGCTGTAATCTACGATGGTATTTTTTTAATTTCGCTGGTGTATTTTGAAGACTATCCATTGGATAAATTTTCTTTGGTAGCAACCATGCTGAACCCAGTAGATTTATCGAGAGTGCTCATTTTGTTGAAGTTGGATATTTCGGTATTATTAGGATATACAGGTGCCGTGTTTCAGAAATTCTTCGGAACCAGTTTTGGTTTTATACTATCATCTTTAATGTTGACACTTTGGGTTATAGTACCTACTCTTTTTATTCAACGAATGGCAAAGCGGAAAGATTTTTAA
- a CDS encoding nitrous oxide reductase accessory protein NosL: protein MKQYFVLLGILFSFFGSVQAQEKIDYGTTNCQLCNMVIKDNRFASQAIKQNNQTLYFDAIECLLNYLKANNEIDFKSMYVSDYANPEIFISVTTAFYLKSNIIKSPMGANLSAFSSKEKAERFKTLEKDALYTWQQLNRAFKDKAFGNITHDHHNHLRPDSHAPIGVMGDHLHHKGGLMVSLRYMGMMMDGNKMATDNIADVAIFQEYMVAPQEMSMQMYMLGVMYAPTNRLTLSAMQNLIKNDMDLTDQMTMNGMIMQHDFSTNSSGFGDLKLNALYGLFSHDINSLHLNTGISLPVGSIKERDDTPMMEDAKLPYAMQLGSGTFDVTAGATYKELYPFFSWGSQFLATFRTGKNTEEYRFGNHYQLNLWGAYRLFENVSLSGRALGTVISDIEGADPQLNPMMVTTADIENYGGEKIKLFGGVNVSFPQTSVFKNIRIAAEMGAPVYEGYNGIQMNENLSFVIGLKYSIL from the coding sequence ATGAAACAATATTTTGTTTTACTAGGTATTTTATTTTCATTTTTTGGGAGCGTTCAGGCTCAAGAAAAAATTGATTATGGTACAACCAACTGCCAGTTGTGTAACATGGTTATAAAAGATAATCGTTTTGCTTCCCAAGCTATAAAACAAAATAACCAAACGCTTTATTTTGATGCCATTGAATGTTTACTGAACTATTTAAAAGCAAACAATGAGATCGATTTTAAATCGATGTATGTTTCAGATTACGCTAATCCAGAAATTTTTATTTCGGTAACAACTGCTTTTTATTTGAAAAGCAATATTATTAAAAGCCCAATGGGCGCAAACCTGTCCGCCTTTAGTTCAAAAGAAAAGGCAGAACGTTTTAAAACTTTAGAAAAAGACGCTCTATATACTTGGCAACAACTAAATAGGGCTTTTAAAGATAAGGCTTTTGGAAATATTACCCACGACCATCATAACCACTTAAGACCAGATTCTCACGCTCCTATTGGTGTAATGGGCGATCACTTGCATCACAAAGGAGGGTTAATGGTTTCATTGCGATATATGGGTATGATGATGGATGGAAACAAAATGGCAACAGATAATATTGCTGATGTTGCTATTTTTCAAGAGTATATGGTCGCACCGCAAGAAATGTCGATGCAGATGTATATGTTGGGGGTTATGTACGCGCCCACCAATCGCCTTACACTTTCAGCCATGCAAAACCTGATAAAAAACGATATGGATTTGACCGACCAAATGACGATGAATGGAATGATCATGCAACATGATTTTTCTACCAATTCTTCAGGGTTTGGTGATTTAAAATTGAATGCACTATATGGATTATTCAGTCATGATATAAATTCATTGCACCTAAATACAGGCATTTCACTTCCGGTAGGTTCAATCAAGGAACGCGACGATACACCGATGATGGAAGATGCAAAACTGCCTTATGCAATGCAATTGGGTAGTGGAACATTTGATGTAACTGCTGGTGCCACCTATAAAGAACTATATCCTTTCTTTTCTTGGGGCTCTCAATTTTTAGCCACATTTAGAACAGGAAAAAATACAGAAGAATATCGGTTCGGGAACCACTATCAATTAAATCTTTGGGGAGCATACCGTTTGTTTGAAAACGTAAGCCTTTCAGGTAGGGCTTTGGGAACTGTCATTAGCGATATTGAAGGAGCAGATCCTCAACTAAACCCGATGATGGTAACAACTGCCGATATCGAAAACTACGGTGGCGAAAAAATAAAACTTTTTGGGGGTGTGAATGTCTCTTTTCCTCAAACTTCGGTTTTTAAAAATATAAGAATAGCTGCCGAAATGGGCGCTCCAGTTTATGAAGGTTACAACGGAATACAAATGAACGAAAACCTGTCATTTGTCATAGGACTGAAATATTCAATTTTATAA
- a CDS encoding c-type cytochrome: protein MKYAIKTLLLLTVLALMSCGGKDEKKEKEQIKIGQRPKTEKKVEKPVSNEVPASKQITLDNKGVGPVKNLELGTNVDQAMANAGGELFKNKCTACHKADRKFIGPAPTGILERRSPEWVMNMILNPEVMVKEDPVAKELLIEFNGSPMANQGLTEDEARKILEYFRTL from the coding sequence ATGAAATACGCAATTAAAACTCTGTTATTACTTACTGTGCTAGCCTTGATGAGCTGTGGCGGTAAAGACGAGAAAAAGGAAAAAGAACAAATTAAAATTGGACAAAGACCAAAAACAGAAAAAAAAGTAGAGAAACCTGTCTCTAATGAAGTGCCAGCCTCCAAACAAATTACGTTAGATAATAAAGGTGTGGGCCCTGTAAAAAACCTTGAACTTGGAACGAATGTAGATCAAGCTATGGCTAATGCAGGAGGAGAGTTGTTCAAAAACAAGTGTACGGCTTGCCATAAAGCAGACAGGAAATTTATTGGTCCCGCTCCAACTGGTATTTTAGAGCGCCGTTCGCCAGAATGGGTAATGAACATGATTTTAAACCCTGAAGTAATGGTAAAAGAAGACCCTGTAGCGAAAGAACTCCTAATTGAATTTAATGGATCTCCAATGGCTAATCAAGGTCTTACAGAAGATGAAGCGCGTAAAATCTTAGAGTATTTTAGAACATTGTAA
- a CDS encoding thioredoxin family protein — protein sequence MKELLENSLQSSMTYTDYNLLFKQLVAKVRTTGEPSEEKIKYTKLNLSRSKRLDKTATIAETFQSQFKNICEKQTWLVITEPWCGDAAQTLPFLNKIAETSDYIDLKIVLRDEHPKLMDQFLTNGSKSIPKLIILNNQYEVLEQWGPRSQAATKLVTDYKTEHGQLDDTFKTQLQLWYNKDKGASIVKEMAEVSKKLCPEEETI from the coding sequence ATGAAAGAGCTTTTAGAAAATTCCCTTCAATCAAGTATGACATATACTGATTACAACCTTTTGTTTAAACAATTAGTAGCAAAGGTAAGAACTACCGGAGAACCTTCAGAAGAAAAAATAAAGTACACAAAGTTGAACTTAAGCCGAAGCAAGCGTTTGGACAAAACAGCTACAATTGCTGAAACTTTTCAATCACAATTTAAAAACATCTGTGAAAAGCAAACTTGGCTGGTTATTACTGAGCCTTGGTGTGGTGATGCTGCGCAAACGCTTCCGTTTCTCAATAAAATAGCTGAAACCTCCGATTATATAGATTTGAAAATCGTACTTCGTGATGAACATCCGAAATTAATGGACCAGTTTCTTACCAATGGTTCTAAAAGTATTCCAAAATTAATTATTTTAAATAATCAATATGAAGTACTTGAACAGTGGGGACCACGTTCACAGGCAGCCACAAAATTAGTGACCGATTATAAAACTGAACACGGACAACTAGACGATACTTTTAAAACACAATTGCAGCTTTGGTACAATAAAGACAAAGGAGCTTCTATTGTAAAAGAAATGGCTGAAGTATCCAAAAAATTGTGCCCTGAAGAGGAGACAATTTAA
- a CDS encoding ABC transporter ATP-binding protein — MIEINNLHKKFGKNEVLKGIDLTIDNGGIFAVLGPNGSGKTTLIKSILGMVVPNSGIIKLNGTSIKKSWEYRNDIDYLPQIANFPGNLTVKELIKMIKDLRSSKTADDERLVELFKLQLFLDKKLNNLSGGTKQKVNLVLTFMFDSPLVILDEPTTGLDPISHIRLKQLITAEKEKGKTILITSHIMSFVEEIADEIVFLLEGKIYFRGSIPQLKTKTEQPDFEHAIASMLSSSYA, encoded by the coding sequence ATGATCGAGATAAATAATTTACATAAAAAATTTGGTAAGAACGAAGTACTAAAAGGCATTGACCTTACCATAGATAATGGGGGAATTTTTGCCGTTCTTGGACCTAATGGTTCGGGCAAGACTACACTGATAAAAAGTATTTTAGGGATGGTTGTTCCTAATTCAGGAATCATTAAATTGAATGGTACTTCTATTAAAAAAAGTTGGGAATACCGTAACGATATTGACTATCTACCTCAAATTGCCAACTTTCCAGGAAATTTGACCGTAAAGGAGCTTATTAAAATGATTAAGGACCTAAGGAGTAGTAAAACTGCAGATGATGAACGGCTTGTCGAATTGTTCAAGTTACAGCTATTCCTCGATAAAAAGCTGAACAATCTATCTGGTGGTACCAAGCAGAAAGTAAACTTGGTGCTTACCTTTATGTTTGATAGTCCGTTGGTCATTCTCGATGAACCAACCACAGGTCTCGATCCCATTTCGCACATTCGCTTAAAGCAGTTGATTACGGCGGAAAAAGAAAAAGGGAAAACCATTCTTATCACCTCACATATTATGAGTTTCGTAGAAGAAATTGCCGATGAAATTGTGTTTTTACTGGAAGGTAAAATCTATTTCCGTGGTAGTATTCCTCAATTGAAAACAAAGACCGAACAACCCGATTTTGAACACGCTATAGCGTCCATGTTATCTTCAAGTTATGCTTAA
- a CDS encoding nitrous oxide reductase family maturation protein NosD — MNKRFLHSVLFFLLFTATFFAQTIEVCTSCEISTISQAVEKAQPLDTIIIKKDIYKEYNIGITKPLTIIGEGNPVIDGDNKGEIITIESDNVTIDGLTIINVGTSYTTDYAAIRVVKSENFLIKNNTLQRLFFGIYLEKSNHGKVLDNTIKGDAINEYNSGNGIQLWYCNNVEVTNNRIRNVRDGVYLEFSDQIEIKNNKSTDNLRYGLHFMFSNHDTYTNNLFENNGAGVAVMFSKFIKMYDNVFRKNWGTASFGLLLKEINDSEIKGNVFEENTVGINIEGSNRIEYSNNDFKSNGWAVKVRGACYANTFTKNNFLYNSFDISYNSKINDNVFDKNYWSNYTGYDLNKNGIGDVPYRPVKLFSYIVNRTPETIILLRSLFIDIIDFSEKVSPVFTPDNLMDNNPLLKPIDYDRDK, encoded by the coding sequence ATGAATAAGCGGTTTTTACATAGTGTATTGTTTTTCCTGTTGTTTACAGCTACTTTTTTTGCGCAGACAATAGAGGTATGCACCTCATGTGAAATTTCAACAATTTCTCAAGCTGTTGAAAAAGCACAACCGCTAGATACCATTATAATTAAAAAAGACATCTATAAAGAATACAACATAGGTATTACCAAACCACTTACCATAATAGGAGAAGGTAACCCAGTAATCGACGGAGACAACAAAGGGGAGATTATTACGATTGAAAGTGATAACGTGACCATTGATGGACTTACAATCATTAATGTGGGAACCAGCTACACTACTGATTATGCTGCCATACGGGTAGTGAAAAGTGAAAATTTTCTCATTAAAAATAATACGTTGCAACGGCTTTTCTTTGGAATTTATTTGGAAAAATCCAATCACGGAAAAGTCCTGGATAATACCATCAAGGGAGATGCTATTAATGAATATAACTCAGGAAACGGCATCCAATTATGGTACTGTAACAATGTTGAGGTTACCAATAATAGAATTCGAAATGTTAGAGATGGGGTTTATCTGGAATTTTCAGACCAAATAGAGATAAAAAACAATAAAAGTACTGACAACTTACGATATGGCTTACATTTTATGTTTTCCAATCATGATACCTATACCAACAATTTATTTGAGAACAATGGGGCAGGAGTAGCGGTCATGTTTTCAAAATTCATAAAAATGTATGATAATGTTTTCAGAAAAAACTGGGGTACCGCTTCTTTTGGATTGTTGCTAAAAGAAATTAATGATTCAGAAATAAAAGGAAATGTTTTCGAAGAAAACACCGTGGGTATCAATATTGAAGGCTCTAACCGAATTGAATATTCCAACAATGATTTTAAAAGCAATGGCTGGGCCGTAAAAGTCCGTGGAGCTTGCTACGCCAACACTTTTACAAAAAATAATTTTCTTTATAATAGTTTTGATATTTCATACAATAGTAAGATAAATGATAATGTGTTTGATAAAAATTATTGGAGTAATTACACAGGCTACGATTTAAACAAAAACGGAATAGGCGATGTACCGTACCGGCCCGTAAAACTCTTCAGTTATATTGTAAACCGCACACCCGAAACCATCATTTTATTGCGCAGCTTGTTTATTGATATCATTGATTTTTCTGAAAAAGTATCCCCGGTATTCACACCGGATAACTTAATGGACAACAACCCTTTATTGAAACCTATTGACTATGATCGAGATAAATAA
- a CDS encoding RrF2 family transcriptional regulator, translating to MFSKACEYGIKASIYIALQSIQGERVSLKKIAKEIDSPEAFTAKVLLQLAKIDIIKSSKGPSGGFEISKDKIDTIMLADIVFAIDGNSIYEGCALGFDTCNATKPCPIHDKFVNVREELKRMLQNTSLYELATGLEVGLTFLKQRKS from the coding sequence ATGTTCTCTAAAGCTTGTGAATACGGTATAAAAGCTTCAATCTATATTGCTCTGCAATCAATACAAGGAGAGCGTGTAAGCTTAAAAAAAATTGCAAAGGAAATTGATTCTCCCGAAGCATTTACAGCAAAAGTATTGCTTCAGCTTGCCAAAATCGATATAATAAAATCTAGCAAAGGTCCATCGGGCGGGTTTGAAATATCCAAAGATAAAATTGATACTATTATGCTGGCCGATATTGTTTTTGCAATAGACGGAAACTCTATTTATGAGGGGTGTGCTTTAGGCTTTGATACATGCAATGCTACTAAACCCTGTCCTATACACGATAAATTTGTGAACGTCCGGGAAGAACTTAAGAGAATGTTGCAAAACACAAGTCTTTACGAATTGGCAACTGGGTTAGAGGTAGGTCTAACGTTTTTAAAACAAAGAAAATCCTAA
- a CDS encoding nitrous oxide reductase accessory protein NosL, translated as MKLTLSIFFLVLLFTACEVKPQKINYGSDNCQYCNMTIVDRQHASQIVTEKGRSYKFDAIECMINYHTEHSDQSVAMYLVNDFNTPGKLIDATTATYLISPEISSPMGANLSAFNSKQVAQKTQAEYSGKLYDWEVLRLYLKEKY; from the coding sequence ATGAAATTAACACTCTCCATTTTCTTTCTTGTATTGCTCTTTACAGCCTGTGAAGTAAAGCCACAAAAAATAAATTACGGTAGCGATAATTGCCAATACTGCAATATGACTATTGTTGATAGACAGCATGCTTCTCAAATTGTAACAGAAAAAGGACGATCTTATAAATTCGATGCCATTGAATGCATGATTAATTATCATACCGAACATAGCGATCAGTCTGTTGCGATGTATTTAGTAAACGACTTCAATACCCCCGGTAAACTTATTGACGCTACAACAGCCACCTATTTAATTAGCCCTGAAATTTCGAGTCCTATGGGAGCTAATCTTTCTGCATTCAATTCAAAACAAGTTGCTCAAAAAACTCAAGCTGAATATTCTGGAAAACTTTATGACTGGGAGGTTTTGAGGCTATACTTAAAAGAGAAATATTGA
- a CDS encoding acetyl-CoA hydrolase/transferase family protein: MNHKNLKIVSSQEAVSTIQSGDRVFFQGAAMTPNVLINSLCEGYSDLKNVEIVQIHTHGEAKYLEAPYNKAFHLNTFFVGGNVRKGVHSPYGDYVPVFLSEIHWLFRRNILPLDVAFIQVSPPDRHGYCSLGASVDITLPAILTAKKVVAQINPKVPRTHGDGIIHIKNIDLAIEVDEPIHASIIETPTEVEAIIGKNVAGLIEDGATLQMGIGNIPNAVLNNLTNHKRLGIHTEMFSDGILPLVEKGIITGENKEIKTGKIVTCFAMGTQKLYDFIDDNPVVHFKEAGYTNDTAIIRRNPKMTAINSAIEIDLTGQVCADSIGTYQYSGVGGQMDFIRGASLSLGGKPIIAMPSVTNKGISKITPFLKEGASVTTTRAHVHYVATEYGVVNLFGKGLEQRAKALITIAHPDHRESLEREANKRFRI, translated from the coding sequence ATGAATCATAAAAACTTAAAGATAGTATCTTCTCAAGAAGCAGTTTCCACCATACAATCTGGTGATCGGGTTTTTTTTCAAGGTGCTGCCATGACTCCAAATGTGTTGATAAACAGCTTATGTGAAGGATACTCAGATTTAAAAAATGTTGAAATAGTTCAAATACACACCCATGGCGAAGCAAAATATTTAGAAGCACCGTATAATAAAGCCTTTCATTTAAATACTTTTTTTGTAGGAGGTAATGTGCGAAAAGGTGTGCATAGCCCTTATGGTGATTATGTGCCAGTGTTTTTGAGTGAAATACATTGGTTATTTAGGCGAAATATTTTGCCATTGGATGTTGCTTTTATTCAGGTTTCTCCACCTGACCGACACGGATATTGCTCATTGGGTGCTTCAGTAGATATAACATTACCAGCTATTTTAACAGCTAAAAAGGTTGTGGCGCAAATCAACCCAAAAGTTCCAAGAACACACGGCGACGGAATTATTCATATAAAAAATATTGATTTGGCAATTGAAGTGGATGAGCCAATCCACGCATCCATTATTGAAACCCCAACAGAAGTAGAAGCAATTATCGGTAAAAATGTGGCCGGTTTAATAGAAGATGGTGCCACATTGCAAATGGGTATCGGTAATATTCCTAATGCGGTGTTGAACAATTTAACCAACCATAAACGCCTGGGTATTCATACCGAAATGTTCAGTGATGGTATTTTACCATTAGTTGAAAAAGGTATTATCACTGGGGAAAATAAAGAGATTAAAACTGGGAAGATAGTAACCTGCTTTGCGATGGGTACTCAAAAACTATATGATTTTATAGATGATAACCCTGTTGTTCACTTTAAGGAGGCCGGATATACAAACGATACCGCTATTATTCGCCGAAATCCCAAAATGACTGCTATAAATAGTGCTATTGAAATAGATTTGACGGGTCAAGTATGTGCCGATTCTATCGGGACTTATCAATATTCAGGAGTGGGAGGGCAAATGGATTTTATTCGCGGGGCTTCACTCTCTCTAGGGGGAAAACCCATTATTGCCATGCCTTCGGTAACTAATAAAGGAATTTCAAAAATAACCCCGTTTCTTAAAGAAGGTGCTAGCGTAACCACTACTAGAGCACACGTACACTATGTAGCAACAGAGTATGGGGTGGTCAACCTTTTTGGAAAAGGATTGGAACAACGAGCCAAAGCACTCATTACAATTGCCCATCCCGATCATCGTGAATCATTGGAACGGGAAGCAAATAAACGATTTCGGATCTAG
- the nosZ gene encoding Sec-dependent nitrous-oxide reductase: MKRSINSLLLLALVAGIVASCNNSESNKKGDQGALASGAAEKVYVAPGEHDEFYAFFSGGYSGNLTVYGLPSGRMFKEIPVFSQFPTNGYGYSEETTPMLNTSHGFVPWDDLHHPDISQTNGKLDGRWIFVNGNNTPRIARVDLETFETEEIIEIPNSAGNHSSSFITENTEYVVAGTRFSVPVPQEDISIKEYKGKFKGALSFLSVDQETGRMNIKFQLMMPGFNYDLSHPGRGKSHGWFFFTTYNTEEANSLLEVNASQNDKDFIAAINWKKVEEYVNNGGGTKMPANYAHNVYDHGTHNATTTMKKEVLTIDPTKVPGAVFFLPTPKSPHGVDVSPDGEYIIGNGKLSADLTIHSFDKMIDAIDNEKFNGEAYGIPILSFEDILAGTVKQAGLGPLHTEFDGKGNAYTTFFISSELVKWNVETREVIDRQPNYYSVGHVMIPGGNSAHPFGKYAVSMNKITKDRYLPTGPELEHSAQLFDITGDKMELLLDFPTHGEPHYAAGIPAEILAPKSKKIYKLEDNKHEYAALTSGDTRVERDGKEVHIYMSMIRSHFTPDNIEGIRVGDKVYFHITNHEQDFDVPHGFAMIGANNAELLIMPGQTKTLVWEPKQIGVWPFYCTDFCSALHQEMQGYIRVSPENSNIELSWSLGE, from the coding sequence ATGAAACGATCAATCAATAGTTTATTACTGCTTGCTTTAGTGGCTGGAATAGTTGCTAGTTGTAATAATAGCGAGTCTAACAAAAAAGGTGACCAAGGAGCCTTAGCTTCAGGTGCCGCAGAAAAAGTGTATGTTGCCCCCGGTGAACACGATGAATTTTATGCATTCTTTTCTGGAGGTTACAGCGGTAACTTGACTGTATATGGCTTGCCATCTGGAAGAATGTTCAAAGAAATCCCGGTATTTTCACAATTTCCCACAAACGGGTATGGGTACTCTGAAGAAACAACACCCATGTTAAATACCTCTCACGGGTTCGTGCCTTGGGACGATTTGCATCACCCAGATATTTCACAAACCAACGGAAAACTTGATGGAAGGTGGATTTTTGTTAATGGAAACAACACCCCGCGTATTGCAAGGGTTGACCTTGAAACATTTGAAACTGAAGAAATAATCGAAATCCCCAACAGTGCTGGGAACCACAGTTCGTCATTTATTACAGAAAACACCGAATATGTAGTGGCTGGTACTCGTTTTTCAGTTCCCGTTCCGCAAGAAGATATTTCTATAAAAGAGTATAAAGGAAAATTTAAAGGAGCCTTGTCTTTTTTAAGTGTAGATCAAGAAACCGGCAGAATGAACATCAAATTTCAGTTAATGATGCCTGGTTTTAATTATGACCTCTCACACCCAGGACGTGGAAAATCACACGGTTGGTTTTTCTTTACCACTTATAATACCGAAGAAGCCAATTCGCTTTTAGAGGTGAATGCTTCACAAAACGACAAAGATTTTATTGCAGCTATTAATTGGAAGAAAGTTGAAGAATATGTAAACAATGGTGGTGGTACTAAAATGCCGGCTAATTATGCACATAATGTGTATGATCATGGTACACACAACGCTACAACCACGATGAAAAAAGAAGTATTGACAATAGATCCCACAAAAGTTCCGGGGGCTGTTTTCTTTCTCCCTACACCAAAATCACCACACGGAGTTGATGTAAGCCCCGACGGAGAGTATATTATTGGAAATGGTAAACTTTCAGCAGATTTAACCATTCATTCATTCGATAAAATGATTGATGCTATTGATAATGAAAAGTTTAATGGAGAAGCCTACGGAATTCCAATTCTCAGTTTTGAAGATATTCTCGCAGGTACAGTAAAACAAGCGGGATTAGGTCCACTACATACCGAATTTGACGGAAAAGGGAATGCGTATACTACCTTCTTTATCTCTTCAGAATTGGTAAAATGGAATGTTGAAACCCGTGAAGTGATAGACAGACAGCCCAACTACTATTCAGTAGGTCACGTAATGATACCTGGGGGTAACTCTGCACACCCTTTTGGTAAGTATGCAGTTTCAATGAACAAAATTACCAAGGATAGATATTTGCCAACAGGACCAGAATTGGAACACTCTGCACAGTTATTTGACATTACAGGAGATAAAATGGAACTATTACTGGATTTCCCAACCCACGGAGAACCGCATTACGCAGCAGGTATTCCAGCTGAAATTTTAGCACCAAAATCTAAAAAGATTTATAAACTAGAAGATAACAAACACGAATATGCTGCTTTAACTTCTGGAGATACACGGGTGGAGCGTGATGGAAAAGAAGTACATATTTATATGTCGATGATACGTAGCCACTTTACTCCGGATAATATTGAAGGAATTAGGGTGGGGGATAAAGTATATTTCCATATTACCAACCATGAACAAGATTTTGATGTACCGCACGGATTTGCTATGATCGGGGCTAATAATGCCGAATTACTTATTATGCCGGGACAAACCAAAACCTTAGTCTGGGAGCCTAAACAAATAGGAGTATGGCCATTTTATTGTACTGATTTCTGTTCAGCATTACACCAAGAAATGCAAGGATACATACGTGTATCGCCAGAAAATTCAAATATAGAATTGAGTTGGTCTTTGGGAGAATAA
- a CDS encoding hemerythrin domain-containing protein, with amino-acid sequence MNKPKPIKRHEALKPLSRQHHFGLLFSWKIRKGFSKDVSLKRMKSYANWFFKTEIKPHFKAEEKHIFPILGKEDEMVKRALKEHRRIKRLFKDTENPKKSLSLLEEELQSHIRFEERILFNEIQRIATPEELETIEKIHIKDSSKSEYSDPFWG; translated from the coding sequence ATGAATAAACCAAAACCCATAAAACGTCATGAAGCTTTAAAACCATTAAGTAGACAGCATCATTTTGGTTTGCTCTTTTCTTGGAAAATACGAAAAGGTTTTTCCAAAGATGTTTCCTTGAAACGGATGAAAAGCTATGCCAATTGGTTTTTTAAAACAGAAATAAAACCTCATTTTAAAGCTGAAGAAAAACATATTTTCCCCATTTTAGGTAAAGAGGATGAAATGGTAAAAAGAGCTTTAAAAGAGCACCGCCGAATCAAACGGTTATTTAAAGATACTGAAAATCCCAAAAAATCTTTAAGTCTTTTGGAAGAAGAATTACAGTCACACATACGTTTTGAAGAGCGAATTCTGTTCAATGAAATACAAAGAATAGCAACCCCAGAAGAACTGGAAACCATTGAAAAAATCCATATTAAAGACAGTTCCAAATCAGAATATTCTGACCCTTTTTGGGGCTAA